ATTACAAAACTGACGCAAGTCACCAACTGCAAAAAAACCTAGTGTAAAGAATGGAGAATTAGATCATGACAAATATTGCATCTTTAATTGACCACACCTTATTAAAAGCAGAAGCTACAGCTCCTCAAATCGAGCAGCTTTGCAAAGAAGCGGCAGAACATCATTTCGCTTCTGTCTGCGTTAACCCGGCATGGGTCGCGCTTGCGGCTAAACACCTTGAACAAAGTGAAGTCAAAGTCTGCACAGTCATCGGCTTCCCCCTTGGCGCATCAACTTCTGAAACAAAAGCGTTCGAAACAAAAGACGCAATTGAAAAAGGCGCAGGCGAAATTGATATGGTCTTGAACATCGGCGCCTTGAAAAGCGGGCAAGAAGATGTTGTGAAAGCAGATGTCGAAGCAGTCGTGAATGCAGCAAAAGGAAAAGCGATCGTCAAAGTCATTCTTGAGATTTGCTTGCTGACGGATGAAGAAATTAAATTGGCCAGCCGCCTGTCGAAAGAAGCGGGAGCGGATTTTGTTAAAACATCAACTGGTTTCTCAACTGGCGGAGCGACCGTCGAAGCAGTGCGTATGATGCGCGAAACAGTCGGGCCAGATCTTGGCGTTAAGGCTTCTGGCGGCGTCCGCAGCCTAGAAGACGTGGAGAAAATGGTCGAAGTGGGAGCGACTCGCATCGGTGCAAGTTCAGGAGTCCAAATCATGCAAGGCCTTACTTCAGACAACGATTATTAAGTATTGACGAAGATCTTTTCTTGCGTTATAATTTTCTAGTATATAACACTTGTTGTTATTTGCTTCAACGTGTGTTCGGAGGGAGGGAAAAAGAGATGTCAAAAACTACTGTTCGTAAAAACGAATCAATTGAAGATGCTCTTCGCCGCTTCAAACGCACTGTTTCGAAGTCCGGAACAATGCAAGAGGTAAGAAAGCGCGAGTTTTATGATAAGCCGAGCGTGAAACGTAAATTGAAATCAGAAGCTGCGCGTAAACGTAAATTTTAATTGACTTTGATCTTAAATGACTTTTAAAAATAGCAACGAACAGCTGAGACCGGGAGCACAAATGTGCTTCCGGTTTTTTTTATGCCTTAAAACGGTCACTAATTGATCGAGATGTAAGCGCATTCCATCGTAACTTGGGGAAAATTGCTTTATAATGAAAAAGAAGCCGACTGGTGAAACCGCAGCTCGACTCATCCGTATACATAATTATCCTAAAGTTTTCATGAAGGAGAGGGGGAATTTGCCGTGCGTAGAAAAAAAGCTTGGATCGGCTTTTTATTCCTGGCCATGGCATTCGCTTTAGCGATTCCGGCCATCTCTGCGGATAACGGAAAAGTCTATGTCATTCCGATTGAAGCGGAAGTGGAGCGGGGCTTGCAGTCATTCCTGGAGCGGGGCATTGAAGAAGCTGAAGATGCCGGGGCCACGACCATCGTCTTTGAAATCGATACGCCGGGCGGTTTTGTTAATGCAGCTGATAGCATTGCTCGCCTGTTGGATGATGCCGAGCCTGAAACCGTGGCTTTCATCAACCAGGATGCCCTGTCGGCTGGGGCATTTCTCGCCTTGTATAACGATGAAATCTATATGCATCCGAATGGGCGGATGGGCGCGGCCCAAGTCATTGACCAGTCGGGCAATGCAGCTGCTGACAAAGCGAATTCCGCGTGGCTGTCTTCAATGAGAAGTGCAGCGGAATCATCAAATCGCAATCCGCAGTTTGCGCTGGCGATGGCGGATGCCAGTATCGACCTCCCGGAATACCGGGCAGCGGAAGGTGAATTATTGACGCTCGGTGCCCAGGAAGCGCTCGATGTTGGGTATTCCGAAGGCACTGTATCGACTCTCG
This is a stretch of genomic DNA from Planococcus maritimus. It encodes these proteins:
- the rpsU gene encoding 30S ribosomal protein S21, whose amino-acid sequence is MSKTTVRKNESIEDALRRFKRTVSKSGTMQEVRKREFYDKPSVKRKLKSEAARKRKF
- the deoC gene encoding deoxyribose-phosphate aldolase codes for the protein MTNIASLIDHTLLKAEATAPQIEQLCKEAAEHHFASVCVNPAWVALAAKHLEQSEVKVCTVIGFPLGASTSETKAFETKDAIEKGAGEIDMVLNIGALKSGQEDVVKADVEAVVNAAKGKAIVKVILEICLLTDEEIKLASRLSKEAGADFVKTSTGFSTGGATVEAVRMMRETVGPDLGVKASGGVRSLEDVEKMVEVGATRIGASSGVQIMQGLTSDNDY